The window CAGCGGAAAAACAAATACCTTGTATTCCGCGATGTCGAGGATTAATACACCCGAAACGAACATAATAACGGCGGAAGATCCGGTGGAATTCAATATTCCCGGAATCAACCAGGTTCAGATGAAAGAACAAATTGGATTGAATTTCGCTGCGGCCCTCCGGTCCTTTTTGCGACAGGACCCGAACATCATCCTCGTCGGTGAGGTGCGAGACTTTGAAACAGCTGAAATTGCGATTAAGGCGGCATTGACAGGCCACCTCGTTCTCAGCACGCTGCATACAAACGATGCACCCAGCACGATCAACCGTTTGATGAATATGGGAATTGAACCGTTCCTCGTTGCATCCTCGGTGCTTTTGATCGCTGCTCAGCGTTTGATCCGGAAAATTTGCCCGGAATGCAAAGAGGAATACCGCGTACCACTCGAAGCGTTGGTAGATATTGGCTTCAAGGAAGAAGAAGCTCAAAAGGTTACAATATACAAAGGCAGAGGTTGTCAGCTATGCGGCAACACGGGATACAAAGGCAGGTTTGGACTTTTTGAAGTGATGGAAGTCAGTGACAGCATTCGGGAATTAGTTCTGGTGGGAGCCTCCGCGATGGAAATCAGGCGAAAAGCCATCGAAGAAGGGATGATCACACTTCGTTCCAGCGGGATAGAAAAACTTAGACTGGGTCAGACGACAATCGAAGAAGTCTTACGGGAATCGATAGCTAATTAATTCAGTGCCAAAGTTATGAGAATGAGCAATGAGGAACTTTAACAGGACTCATGACTCATCGCTCATTACATTGGCACTTTGTAAGCAGGAGAATTTATGGCAGTAACACTCCATCAGCTTTTAAAGCAAATGATCGAGATGGGAGGAACCGATCTTCACGTCACAACGCATTCGGCTCCTCAAGTGCGAATTGACGGAGCTCTCCGTCCGCTAACAGAATATCCTCCCCTCACACCAGTGGATACAAAACGGTTGGCATACAGCGTGTTGACGGATGCGCAAAAACACCGTTTTGAAGAGAATTTAGAGTTGGATTTTTCGTTTGGAATGAAAGGACTGGCACGGTTTCGCGCAAACGTTTTCAGCCAGCGGGGCGCTGTTGCTGCTGCTTACCGAAGAATTCCTTATGAGATTCTGTCCTTCCGTGAATTGGGTTTGCCACCGATCGTAGAAAAACTGTGCGAGAAACCGCGTGGACTTGTTCTGGTAACAGGTCCTACAGGCAGCGGTAAATCTACAACTCTCGCCGCCATGCTGGATAAGATCAATAAGGAGAGGCGAGATCATATCGTAACGATTGAGGATCCGATCGAATATCTGCATCAGCATCAAAGCTGCATCGTGAATCAGCGCGAGTTGCATGCCGATACGCACTCTTTTGCAAATGCGCTACGTTCTGTCTTGCGTGAAGATCCCGATGTCGTTCTGATCGGAGAAATGCGAGATCTGGAAACAATTGAATCCGCTTTGCGCATTGCAGAAACAGGACACCTTACGTTTGCGACCTTGCATACAAATTCTGCAAGCCAAACCATCAACCGTATCATTGATGTGTTTCCGGCGCACCAGCAATCGCAAGTACGCGCTCAACTGTCTTTGATCCTGGAAGGAATTCTCTGCCAATCTCTGTTACCGCGCGCCAGTGGAAAAGGTCGCGTGCTGGCCTTAGAGGTTTTGATTCCGAATGCCGCGATCCGAAACCTGATCCGAGAAGACAAAGTGCATCAAATCTATTCGACGATGCAATCGGGCCAATTAAAGTTTGGAATGCAAACATTCAACCAATCGCTTGCTACCCTTTATTTCAGAAAAGAGATTACACTGGATTTAGCTCTAAGCCGGTCCTCTTATCCGGAAGAGTTACAGGAAATGATCAATCGAGGCGCGGGAATCGTAACTCAACAAGTTTCGGGTGCAAGCCGGTCGAAAGCTCAATGAGGGGTGCAGAGTATGGCAACCTTTGAATGGAAAGGACGAAGGGGAGACAAAGTTGAATCAGGTGTAATCGTCGCGGAAAGTAAAGAAGCTGTACGCGCACGCCTGCGCCGTCAACAAATTATCGTTACGCAGGTAAAAGAGCAAGGTAAAGAAATTGCTTTTCCGCTGTTACGCGGCGGCATTTCCGCAAAAGAACTTGCGGTTTTCACGCGACAGTTTTCGGTCATGATCGATGCAGGTCTACCGCTGGTTCAGTGCATTGAAATCCTGGGAATCCAGTCCGAAAACAAAGTATTTCAAAAAGTATTATTGCAGGTGCGTCAGGATGTTGAAAGCGGTGCAACTCTGGCCGATGCAATGCGCAAACATCCGAAAGTATTTGATGATCTTTACTGCAACATGATTGCAGCCGGTGAAGCGGGCGGTATCCTGGATACGATTCTTCAGCGTCTTGCCGTCTACATTGAAAAAATTGTGCGCTTAAGACGGGCAGTGCGATCTGCCATGATTTATCCGATCGCCGTTTTAGCGATTGCGGCCCTGGTTGTGGCGATCATCTTGTGGAAAGTCATCCCGACTTTTGCAGCCTTATTTGCCGGTCTGGGCGCCGAACTTCCACTCCCAACGCGAGTTGTCATCTGGATGTCCAATTTTGTAGGACGATATTTCCTCTTGCTTGTTTTCCTGCTTGTAGCGCTAATTTATGCGTTGAAGCGCTACCACGGAACTTACCGTGGGCGGCGAGTTATCGATGGTATTCTTTTGAAAATGCCCGTTCTGGGTA is drawn from bacterium and contains these coding sequences:
- a CDS encoding type II secretion system F family protein; translated protein: MATFEWKGRRGDKVESGVIVAESKEAVRARLRRQQIIVTQVKEQGKEIAFPLLRGGISAKELAVFTRQFSVMIDAGLPLVQCIEILGIQSENKVFQKVLLQVRQDVESGATLADAMRKHPKVFDDLYCNMIAAGEAGGILDTILQRLAVYIEKIVRLRRAVRSAMIYPIAVLAIAALVVAIILWKVIPTFAALFAGLGAELPLPTRVVIWMSNFVGRYFLLLVFLLVALIYALKRYHGTYRGRRVIDGILLKMPVLGIVLRKIAVARFCRTLATLVSSGVPILEALEITAKTAGNAIVEDAIMATRKSIEEGKTISEPLKETEVFPPMVVHMIAVGEQTGALDAMLSKIADFYEEEVDAAVENMLTLLEPIMILFLGIVIGGIVISMYLPLFSLLSKIG
- a CDS encoding type IV pilus twitching motility protein PilT, which encodes MAVTLHQLLKQMIEMGGTDLHVTTHSAPQVRIDGALRPLTEYPPLTPVDTKRLAYSVLTDAQKHRFEENLELDFSFGMKGLARFRANVFSQRGAVAAAYRRIPYEILSFRELGLPPIVEKLCEKPRGLVLVTGPTGSGKSTTLAAMLDKINKERRDHIVTIEDPIEYLHQHQSCIVNQRELHADTHSFANALRSVLREDPDVVLIGEMRDLETIESALRIAETGHLTFATLHTNSASQTINRIIDVFPAHQQSQVRAQLSLILEGILCQSLLPRASGKGRVLALEVLIPNAAIRNLIREDKVHQIYSTMQSGQLKFGMQTFNQSLATLYFRKEITLDLALSRSSYPEELQEMINRGAGIVTQQVSGASRSKAQ